A portion of the Algisphaera agarilytica genome contains these proteins:
- a CDS encoding transketolase, which produces MSLDSTLHQKSVDLAKLTYQITGSAGSGHPSTGASLVHLISALLYTHMRHEPANPGHPSADRLVLSEGHAVPVVYAAMADLGIHYRDANNDLKPVTRDLAMTLRQLDSPIDGHPNPALGMPFFDAATGSLGQGLSVAAGLAVAAKLDGLDKRIFCIMGDGESREGQIWEAVDFIRDHDLKAVCPIFNANAFGQTSEVSPQQSADTLVKKLEAAGYEVLDIDGHQPSAIVEALSTHAQKQHDPEAAPVAIVARTVKGWGSASQQGNGHHGTAPTGEALDAVLEELSATERQIGAAADTPLKIPMLPADKPEAATHHAVKSFDDALKAFGMESVLEKGKLATRKAYGIALRAAGHAHSNVVALDAEVSNSTGADAFKKDDALASRFVECKIAEQNMLSAALGMSAAGKVPFVSTFGKFMVRAYDQIEMAILSGKPIKLVGSHAGATLGADGPSQMALCDVAFARSFATMRTQTGHPGMVVLTPSDAYQCYALVQQMAEYEGFAYLRTLRPDTEFLYGPEDEFVLGGHELLIEGRDLLILASGYMVHEANRALEQLDEAGIDATLVDMYSLPFDEEAIADLANENNGMVLTLEDNYGNAMGSAVADALSATGDGFTINQMHVKHLPKSGQSPDELLRYCNLSSEHIVQQAMSMLELSAT; this is translated from the coding sequence ATGTCCCTCGATTCGACCCTGCACCAAAAATCCGTGGACCTCGCCAAGCTGACCTATCAGATCACCGGGTCGGCGGGCTCGGGCCACCCCTCGACCGGGGCCTCGCTGGTGCACCTCATCTCGGCTTTGCTCTACACCCACATGCGGCACGAGCCGGCCAACCCCGGGCACCCCTCGGCCGACCGTTTGGTGCTCTCCGAAGGACACGCCGTGCCCGTCGTCTACGCCGCGATGGCGGACCTGGGCATCCACTACCGCGACGCGAACAACGACCTCAAGCCGGTGACCCGTGACTTGGCGATGACCCTGCGTCAGCTCGATTCGCCGATCGACGGCCACCCCAACCCCGCGCTCGGCATGCCGTTCTTCGACGCCGCCACCGGCTCGCTGGGCCAGGGCCTCTCGGTCGCCGCAGGCCTCGCGGTCGCCGCCAAGCTCGACGGCCTGGACAAACGCATCTTCTGCATTATGGGTGACGGCGAGTCGCGCGAAGGTCAGATTTGGGAAGCGGTCGACTTCATCCGTGACCACGACCTCAAGGCCGTGTGCCCGATCTTCAACGCCAACGCGTTTGGCCAAACCTCTGAAGTCTCGCCGCAGCAGTCGGCCGACACCTTGGTCAAGAAGCTCGAAGCCGCGGGCTACGAAGTCCTCGACATCGACGGCCACCAGCCCTCGGCCATCGTCGAAGCCCTGTCGACCCACGCCCAGAAACAACACGACCCCGAAGCCGCACCCGTCGCGATCGTCGCCCGCACCGTCAAGGGCTGGGGCAGCGCCTCGCAGCAAGGCAACGGCCACCACGGCACCGCGCCGACGGGCGAAGCCCTGGATGCCGTGCTCGAAGAACTCTCCGCCACCGAGCGTCAGATCGGCGCCGCGGCCGACACGCCCCTGAAGATCCCGATGCTCCCGGCCGACAAGCCCGAAGCCGCCACGCACCACGCCGTGAAGTCCTTCGACGACGCCCTCAAAGCCTTCGGCATGGAAAGCGTGCTGGAAAAAGGCAAGCTCGCCACCCGCAAGGCCTACGGCATCGCCCTCCGCGCCGCGGGCCACGCCCACTCCAACGTCGTCGCCCTCGACGCCGAGGTCAGCAACTCGACCGGCGCCGATGCGTTCAAGAAAGACGACGCCTTGGCCTCGCGCTTCGTGGAATGCAAGATCGCCGAGCAGAACATGCTCAGCGCCGCGCTGGGGATGTCCGCCGCGGGCAAGGTGCCGTTCGTTTCGACGTTCGGCAAATTCATGGTGCGGGCCTACGACCAGATCGAGATGGCGATCCTCTCGGGCAAGCCGATCAAGCTCGTGGGCAGCCACGCCGGGGCGACGCTCGGCGCGGATGGCCCCTCGCAGATGGCGTTGTGTGACGTCGCTTTCGCTCGCAGCTTCGCCACGATGCGGACCCAGACCGGACATCCCGGCATGGTCGTGCTGACGCCGTCCGATGCGTATCAGTGCTACGCCTTGGTGCAGCAGATGGCCGAGTACGAAGGCTTCGCCTACCTCCGCACGCTGCGTCCCGACACCGAGTTCCTCTACGGCCCCGAAGACGAGTTTGTCCTCGGCGGACACGAGCTGCTGATCGAAGGCCGTGACCTCTTAATCCTCGCCAGCGGCTACATGGTGCACGAAGCCAACCGCGCCTTGGAGCAGCTCGACGAAGCGGGCATCGACGCCACGCTTGTCGACATGTACAGCCTGCCGTTCGACGAAGAAGCCATCGCCGACCTCGCCAACGAGAACAACGGCATGGTCCTCACGCTCGAAGACAACTACGGCAACGCCATGGGCTCGGCCGTCGCCGACGCCCTGTCCGCCACGGGCGACGGCTTCACCATCAACCAGATGCACGTGAAGCACCTGCCCAAGTCCGGGCAGTCGCCCGACGAGCTGCTGCGTTACTGCAACCTCAGCTCCGAGCACATCGTGCAGCAAGCGATGAGCATGCTCGAGCTGTCGGCCACCTGA
- a CDS encoding enolase C-terminal domain-like protein, which produces MLITIRDIRVILTAPMGRNLLVVKVETSEPGLYGLGCGTFTQRYLPVRSAVLDYLRPLLVGRDIARIEELWRLMMFNSYWRNGPVLNNAVSGVDMALWDLKGKLAKMPLYDLWGGKCREAAAVYQHADGETLEELSDHVQQQLDQGMRHVRIRFGGSAAGTRASGETGGLAYGGPSDSPARRPDGALEGAYFDPRHYTLSTLKALQHVRERFGDQIELLHDVHERLTPIDAIGFAKDCEEFKLFFLEDALSPEDGAWFEKMRSATTTPIAVGELFNHPNEWMPLIENRWIDFIRMHVSQMGGLTPARKVTATAESFGIRTAWHGPGDVSPVGHAANLHLNLTAPNFGIQELQPFTGPTPEVFPGCPEYRDGYFYPNTKPGIGVDLNEALAEKYPCDPSVIQWTQARLPDGTLVKP; this is translated from the coding sequence ATCTTGATAACGATCCGTGACATCCGCGTCATTCTTACCGCACCAATGGGTAGAAACTTGTTGGTCGTCAAAGTCGAAACCTCCGAGCCCGGACTCTACGGCCTGGGCTGCGGCACGTTTACCCAACGATACTTGCCTGTGCGTTCAGCCGTGTTGGACTATCTCCGCCCCTTGCTGGTTGGCCGTGATATCGCCCGGATCGAGGAGCTATGGCGGCTCATGATGTTCAACAGCTATTGGCGTAACGGCCCTGTATTGAACAACGCGGTGAGTGGCGTCGACATGGCGCTGTGGGACCTCAAAGGCAAACTCGCTAAGATGCCGCTTTATGACCTATGGGGCGGAAAATGCAGAGAGGCTGCTGCCGTTTATCAACACGCCGACGGTGAGACACTCGAGGAGCTCTCGGACCACGTGCAACAACAACTCGACCAGGGCATGCGCCATGTCCGCATCCGATTCGGAGGCAGCGCTGCCGGAACCCGCGCAAGCGGAGAAACCGGCGGCTTGGCTTACGGCGGGCCCTCCGACTCACCCGCCCGACGCCCCGACGGAGCATTGGAAGGCGCCTACTTCGACCCGCGCCACTACACCCTCTCCACGCTCAAAGCGTTGCAGCACGTCCGCGAACGATTCGGTGATCAAATCGAACTGCTCCACGATGTGCACGAACGACTCACACCGATCGATGCGATCGGCTTCGCCAAAGACTGCGAAGAGTTCAAGCTGTTCTTCCTGGAGGACGCCTTGTCACCTGAGGATGGAGCGTGGTTCGAGAAGATGCGTTCCGCGACCACCACACCCATCGCCGTCGGCGAGCTGTTCAATCATCCGAATGAATGGATGCCGCTGATCGAAAACCGCTGGATCGATTTCATCCGGATGCACGTTAGTCAGATGGGCGGATTGACCCCTGCCCGCAAAGTCACCGCGACCGCCGAATCCTTCGGCATACGCACCGCCTGGCACGGCCCCGGCGACGTTTCTCCGGTGGGTCATGCCGCCAACCTTCACCTCAACCTCACCGCCCCGAACTTCGGCATCCAGGAGCTGCAGCCGTTCACCGGCCCTACCCCAGAGGTCTTCCCCGGATGCCCGGAATACCGCGACGGCTATTTCTACCCAAACACCAAGCCCGGCATCGGTGTCGATCTGAACGAAGCTCTCGCCGAAAAATATCCGTGCGATCCATCCGTTATCCAGTGGACGCAAGCTCGGCTACCCGATGGAACTTTGGTTAAGCCATAG
- a CDS encoding lysophospholipid acyltransferase family protein, with translation MPSSITNQFFAFNAKLRKWTRTPRNWTKKPVIGTLAFTLGWVYHGWMTLVWWTSRVDVTGLDEIERSLDEERGVVAALYHESILIGPYTVRHLNSITIVNRSESGNLIAGILRRMNFTVIRGGSSRGKSRHKEVMGDLAARLKQERREPVFIAVDGSHGPARVVKPGIVALAKRVDAPLFIFHGASSLAVRLPSWDRTLIPLPFSRIIVRFHGPIEPREAGRRIPTEVLHQRMQHEIDQLVQQTSEDLKAKR, from the coding sequence ATGCCTTCCAGTATCACGAATCAGTTTTTCGCCTTTAACGCCAAGCTTCGCAAGTGGACGCGGACGCCCCGTAACTGGACCAAAAAGCCAGTCATCGGCACGCTGGCTTTTACCTTGGGGTGGGTCTACCACGGCTGGATGACTCTGGTGTGGTGGACCAGCCGGGTTGACGTCACGGGGTTGGACGAAATCGAGCGGTCGCTGGACGAGGAGCGCGGGGTGGTTGCCGCGTTGTATCACGAGAGCATCCTGATCGGGCCGTACACCGTCCGGCACCTCAATTCGATCACCATCGTGAACCGCTCGGAGTCGGGCAACCTGATCGCGGGCATCCTCCGCCGTATGAATTTCACCGTGATCCGGGGCGGTTCGTCGCGCGGCAAGTCGCGCCACAAGGAAGTCATGGGCGACCTGGCCGCCCGTCTCAAGCAGGAACGCCGCGAACCGGTGTTCATCGCGGTCGATGGTTCGCACGGCCCGGCCCGCGTCGTGAAGCCCGGCATCGTCGCGCTGGCCAAACGGGTCGATGCGCCGCTGTTTATTTTTCACGGCGCGTCGAGTCTCGCGGTCCGGCTGCCGTCGTGGGACCGCACACTGATCCCCCTGCCCTTCTCTCGGATCATCGTGAGATTCCACGGCCCCATCGAACCCCGTGAAGCGGGTCGACGCATCCCCACGGAAGTGCTTCATCAACGGATGCAGCATGAGATCGACCAACTGGTCCAGCAGACCTCCGAGGACCTGAAGGCCAAGCGATAG
- the hrpA gene encoding ATP-dependent RNA helicase HrpA: protein MNRENDHQSADLPGRKRYAQAMVSDQAALKRLAKKIRDARKANKPHDRNLKRLHEQLDASVERRGQREAAKPTVSYPDELPISQKRDDIAELIRNHQVTVVCGETGSGKSTQLPKILLDLGHGVGGMIAHTQPRRIAARTLASRVAEELGVRLGDSVGYAVRFNDQSSPLTHIRYLTDGLLLAELGRDPDLLAYDAIIIDEAHERSLNIDFLLGYLKRLLPRRPDLKLVITSATIDPQRFADYFGQKVEGEFKPAPIIEVSGRTYPVEMRYHTIDAEDADAALDGPALDRALCESLDEVTSATDGDVLVFMPTERAISQAAKALRSHVQHSPHLSRGKPIEILPLYARLSNAEQQKVFNPKGNTRRVVIATNVAESSVTVPNITAVIDPGTARISRYSPRTRMQRLPIEAVSQASANQRAGRCGRVAPGVCIRLCSEEQFAERDAFTTPEILRTSLAAVILRMAALRLGDIETFPFLEPPKAAAIREGTQTLRELGAIHPDGRLTPIGKQLAKLPIDPRVGRMVLAAADEGSLAEVLIIASALEGQDPRLRPNEHAQAADQAHAAFIHPASDFLSLLKLWDFVHEEKARLSNNQFRKSCQKHFISYPRLREWFDLHRQLVDLSKQAGLKSSRRVTGEDGIDKMSDAVHRALLAGLLSNVALKTDVYEYTGAHNTKLKLWPGSALAKNKNKPRWIVCAEIVVTSQQFARTCAQINPDWVEPIAGSLVKLTHREPHWVRRGGFVAAFEKASLFGLVLVPKRRIRFAKVEPALARQMFIQEALVEQDADIRAPFFDHNRQLRERIEKMQAKQRRFDLIADAEARFEFYDKRLPADVFGVAELNRFRKQAERDDPQVLFMQESDLLAGDAPEDDGRPDHLAAAGMKLSLDYKYDSGAADDGVTLQVPLHALGRLQPTVVDWCVPGLLAERIAALIRSLPKQYRKPLVPAPTSAAEAVERIAFGEGEFLEAVAEALSDIAGERLDPALFDLSKIEAHHQMNIAVVDESGKVLEQGRDVGKLQDDLGAEAGQAAANLSDPAWQREGLREWPDIDELPVQVEINPAGYTLLAYPTLIDEGSTIGLSTVETPERAEAMHRAGVLRLATLVQEPILRDQIKYAPEADQLRLLYSPMGSYDDLSQQLAEHAVSEVYRQRIADYPPRSSAAFEALLAAGRDELDAALTRGVSLTLSVLQRAQQLKLELDKLAANCPPGWEPAIRQTQEQLHELLPPGFVKQTPAEWLAHLPRYLSAAQARLRKLDEGKVDRDQTLAAQLASRLDPYRRFAADAKPGNDELTTYRWMLEEWRVSLFAQELGTSIPVSDKRLDKQWKKAQRVR, encoded by the coding sequence GTGAACCGCGAGAACGACCACCAATCCGCTGACCTGCCCGGCCGTAAGCGCTACGCTCAGGCGATGGTGTCGGACCAGGCGGCGCTCAAGCGTTTGGCGAAGAAGATCCGCGACGCCCGCAAGGCCAACAAGCCCCACGACCGCAACCTCAAGCGTCTGCACGAACAGCTCGACGCCTCGGTCGAACGGCGCGGTCAGCGTGAAGCCGCGAAGCCCACGGTGTCGTATCCCGATGAGCTGCCGATCTCGCAGAAGCGTGACGACATCGCCGAGCTGATCCGCAACCATCAGGTCACGGTTGTTTGCGGCGAGACGGGGTCGGGCAAGAGCACGCAGCTCCCCAAGATCCTGCTCGACCTCGGGCACGGCGTCGGCGGCATGATCGCCCACACCCAGCCCCGCCGGATCGCCGCCCGCACGCTGGCCAGCCGAGTGGCGGAGGAGCTCGGCGTGAGGCTCGGCGATTCGGTGGGTTATGCCGTACGGTTCAACGATCAGTCCAGCCCGCTCACGCACATCCGTTACCTCACCGACGGCCTGCTGCTCGCCGAGCTCGGGCGCGACCCGGACTTGTTGGCGTACGACGCGATCATCATCGACGAAGCGCACGAACGGTCGCTGAACATCGACTTCCTGTTGGGCTACCTCAAACGCCTGCTGCCGCGACGACCCGACCTGAAGCTCGTCATCACCTCCGCCACGATCGACCCGCAGCGTTTCGCCGACTACTTCGGCCAGAAGGTGGAGGGCGAATTCAAGCCCGCGCCGATCATCGAGGTCTCCGGCCGAACCTACCCGGTGGAGATGCGGTACCACACCATCGACGCGGAAGACGCCGACGCGGCGCTCGACGGCCCCGCGCTCGACCGCGCACTCTGCGAATCACTCGACGAAGTCACCAGCGCCACCGACGGCGACGTGCTGGTGTTCATGCCCACCGAACGTGCGATCAGCCAGGCCGCCAAAGCCCTGCGCAGCCACGTGCAGCACAGCCCGCATCTCTCGCGCGGCAAGCCCATCGAAATCCTGCCGCTCTACGCCCGCCTGTCGAATGCCGAGCAGCAGAAGGTGTTCAACCCCAAGGGCAACACCCGCCGCGTGGTGATCGCAACCAACGTGGCCGAGTCGTCGGTCACGGTGCCCAACATCACCGCGGTGATCGACCCCGGCACCGCTCGCATCAGCCGCTACTCGCCGCGCACACGCATGCAGCGCCTGCCCATCGAAGCGGTGTCGCAGGCCTCGGCCAATCAGCGGGCGGGGCGTTGCGGACGCGTCGCGCCGGGTGTGTGCATCCGGTTGTGCAGCGAAGAGCAGTTTGCCGAGCGCGATGCGTTTACCACCCCCGAGATTTTGCGCACCAGTTTGGCCGCGGTCATCCTGCGCATGGCGGCGCTGCGCCTGGGCGACATCGAGACGTTCCCCTTCCTCGAACCCCCCAAGGCCGCGGCGATCCGTGAAGGCACGCAGACCCTGCGTGAGCTCGGGGCGATCCATCCGGACGGACGGCTCACACCCATCGGCAAGCAACTCGCCAAGCTGCCGATCGACCCGCGGGTGGGGCGGATGGTGCTCGCCGCAGCGGACGAAGGCAGCCTCGCGGAGGTACTCATCATCGCCTCGGCCCTAGAGGGCCAGGACCCGAGGCTGCGTCCGAACGAACACGCCCAGGCCGCCGATCAGGCTCACGCCGCGTTTATTCATCCGGCCAGCGATTTCCTGTCGCTGCTCAAGCTCTGGGACTTCGTCCACGAAGAGAAGGCCCGGCTGTCCAACAACCAGTTCCGCAAGAGCTGCCAGAAACACTTCATCAGCTACCCACGGCTGCGCGAGTGGTTCGACCTACACCGGCAGCTCGTGGACCTCTCCAAGCAGGCCGGGCTTAAATCGTCCCGGCGGGTCACGGGTGAAGACGGCATCGACAAGATGAGCGACGCGGTGCACCGAGCGTTGCTCGCGGGTTTGTTGTCGAACGTCGCGCTCAAGACCGATGTGTATGAATACACCGGGGCTCACAACACCAAGCTCAAGCTCTGGCCGGGCTCGGCACTGGCGAAGAACAAGAACAAGCCGCGTTGGATCGTGTGCGCCGAGATCGTGGTGACCTCGCAGCAGTTTGCGAGGACGTGTGCCCAGATCAACCCGGACTGGGTCGAGCCGATCGCGGGTTCGCTGGTGAAGCTGACGCACCGCGAGCCGCACTGGGTGAGGCGGGGCGGTTTCGTGGCGGCGTTCGAGAAGGCGTCGCTGTTTGGGCTGGTGCTGGTGCCCAAACGCCGTATCCGTTTTGCCAAGGTTGAGCCCGCGCTCGCCCGGCAGATGTTCATTCAGGAGGCGTTGGTTGAGCAGGACGCCGACATCCGCGCCCCGTTCTTCGATCACAACCGCCAGCTCCGCGAACGCATTGAGAAGATGCAGGCCAAGCAGCGGCGGTTCGATCTGATCGCCGACGCCGAGGCGCGTTTCGAGTTCTACGACAAACGTTTGCCCGCGGACGTGTTCGGCGTGGCCGAGCTCAACCGCTTCCGCAAGCAGGCCGAGCGCGACGACCCGCAGGTGTTGTTCATGCAGGAGTCGGACCTGCTTGCGGGTGACGCGCCGGAAGACGACGGCCGGCCGGATCACCTGGCGGCGGCGGGGATGAAACTTTCGCTGGATTACAAGTACGACTCGGGTGCAGCGGACGACGGCGTGACGCTTCAGGTTCCCCTGCACGCGCTGGGGCGGCTGCAGCCGACGGTGGTGGATTGGTGTGTGCCCGGTCTGCTGGCCGAACGCATCGCGGCGCTGATCCGCAGCCTGCCCAAGCAGTACCGCAAGCCTCTGGTCCCCGCGCCGACCTCGGCCGCCGAGGCGGTGGAACGTATCGCGTTTGGTGAGGGCGAGTTTCTCGAGGCGGTGGCGGAGGCGCTCAGTGATATCGCCGGGGAACGGCTGGACCCGGCGTTGTTCGATCTCTCGAAGATCGAAGCGCATCACCAGATGAACATCGCGGTGGTCGACGAGTCCGGTAAGGTGCTCGAGCAGGGGCGCGACGTTGGCAAGCTGCAAGACGACCTCGGCGCAGAAGCGGGGCAGGCCGCGGCGAACCTCAGCGACCCGGCGTGGCAACGCGAGGGGTTGCGCGAGTGGCCGGACATCGACGAGTTGCCGGTGCAGGTCGAGATCAACCCCGCGGGCTACACGCTGCTGGCGTATCCCACGCTGATCGACGAGGGAAGCACGATCGGGCTGAGTACGGTGGAGACGCCCGAGCGAGCCGAGGCGATGCACCGCGCCGGGGTGTTGCGTTTGGCGACGCTGGTGCAGGAGCCGATACTGCGGGATCAGATTAAGTATGCCCCCGAGGCCGACCAGCTCCGGCTGCTGTACAGCCCGATGGGGAGCTATGACGATTTGTCGCAACAACTCGCTGAGCATGCGGTGAGCGAGGTTTATCGCCAGCGCATCGCCGACTACCCGCCGCGATCGTCGGCGGCGTTCGAGGCGTTGCTCGCTGCAGGGCGGGATGAGTTGGACGCAGCGCTTACCCGTGGCGTGTCGCTCACGCTGTCCGTGTTGCAGAGGGCTCAACAGCTAAAACTGGAACTCGACAAACTGGCCGCGAATTGCCCGCCGGGCTGGGAGCCTGCGATCCGGCAGACGCAGGAGCAGCTGCACGAACTCCTGCCCCCGGGCTTCGTGAAGCAGACCCCGGCCGAATGGCTTGCGCACCTGCCACGTTACCTGAGCGCAGCACAGGCCCGGCTGCGCAAGCTCGACGAAGGAAAAGTCGATCGTGACCAGACTTTGGCGGCCCAACTCGCCTCACGTCTCGACCCTTATCGTCGTTTTGCCGCGGACGCGAAGCCGGGCAACGACGAACTCACGACCTACCGCTGGATGCTCGAGGAGTGGCGGGTGTCGCTGTTTGCTCAGGAGCTGGGCACCTCGATCCCGGTGTCAGACAAACGGCTTGATAAGCAGTGGAAGAAAGCTCAGCGCGTGCGCTAA
- the pulA gene encoding type I pullulanase: MPATPKRLSHLPRLLALLGTVVTATLSQAAPPAERLAERIKPADLDAQSVLILHYHRPDGDYDRWNAWVWTDSGEGKSYAFEQETDFGRVAIIPVDHHPDRYGFIVRRGNWVLKDIDRDRFVSPDKTNTKRRVTEVWVNSGDPEVYVDGQAIDLSPKLIAAFLDSPKQLALASTTPLKSRDLIEAVLQTEAGDIALGSIQRSKTPSPGSVAYTVRLKSEVDAASLNAPLTLAIPDYDPMTVYARAVLDDPSLAPLDVELGPVTNAEQTTFTTWSPVASSVDLLIYEDGIDSKPSQTLALERKSDHGVWQATVAGDLHNVPYQFRFTSYGQQRTVADIHCKAALPGSDFSVAVDLDRTNPEGWDTHQPPRLAQPTDEVIYEIHVRDFSMTDPNTPEHHKGKYLGLITPGVTEPGEESVTTGIAHLKELGVTAVHLLPIHDFGNDRHNYNWGYWTSLFNVPESDYSTTPDDPANTIRELKTAIKVLQDSDIRVILDVVYNHTSSSFEYSPFDQTIPNYFFRTNPDGSLRNDAGVGNSVADERLMVRKYIVDSLKYWVTEYKIDGVRFDLLGTHHPETVQNISDELYALRPDLTIYGEPWTGGGPIYFGKGAQRGMGVAVFNDHLRNAVRGDLDGTATGFATGPNGDTHAIRNGVAGAIDDFSDSPTESINYVSAHDNRTLWDKIEYTHPNASEEEKRAMHKLSLGIVLTSQGIPFLHGGVDMARTKGGHHNSYNQGDEVNAFGWDRKEQYRDVHEYVAGLIELRREHPALRLTTRAQVRNNLKFLKNTPEGVVAYTLNGQNVGDDWDKILIIYNGQPTAESVKLPPAAWRVVVDAHTAGTETLAEARGNQELPPYSMMVLHQ; the protein is encoded by the coding sequence ATGCCTGCCACTCCAAAACGTCTTTCCCACCTCCCCCGATTGCTTGCCCTCCTGGGCACCGTGGTGACCGCCACCCTGAGCCAAGCCGCTCCCCCCGCTGAACGCCTCGCCGAGCGGATCAAACCCGCCGATCTCGACGCCCAATCCGTCCTGATCCTGCACTACCACCGGCCCGACGGAGACTACGACCGCTGGAACGCCTGGGTCTGGACCGACTCGGGCGAAGGCAAGTCCTACGCCTTCGAGCAGGAGACCGACTTCGGCCGAGTCGCCATCATCCCCGTGGATCACCACCCCGACCGCTACGGCTTCATCGTCCGCCGGGGCAACTGGGTACTCAAAGACATCGACCGCGACCGCTTTGTCTCCCCCGACAAGACCAATACCAAACGCCGTGTCACCGAAGTCTGGGTCAACTCCGGCGACCCCGAGGTCTACGTGGATGGACAGGCCATCGACCTCTCGCCCAAACTCATCGCTGCGTTCCTCGATTCACCTAAGCAGCTCGCCTTGGCCAGCACCACGCCGCTCAAATCCCGTGATCTGATCGAAGCAGTTTTACAAACCGAAGCCGGCGACATCGCCCTGGGTTCGATCCAGCGATCTAAAACGCCGTCGCCCGGTTCGGTCGCCTACACCGTCCGGCTCAAATCGGAAGTCGACGCCGCAAGCCTCAACGCCCCGCTCACCCTCGCCATCCCCGACTACGACCCGATGACCGTCTACGCCCGGGCCGTGCTCGACGATCCTTCGCTTGCGCCGCTCGATGTTGAACTCGGGCCCGTGACCAACGCCGAGCAAACCACGTTCACGACGTGGTCGCCCGTCGCCTCGTCGGTTGACCTCCTGATTTACGAAGACGGCATCGACAGCAAACCTTCGCAAACCCTTGCGCTGGAACGAAAATCGGACCACGGCGTCTGGCAAGCGACCGTGGCCGGCGATCTGCACAACGTGCCTTACCAGTTCCGCTTCACGTCCTACGGCCAGCAGCGCACCGTGGCCGACATCCACTGCAAAGCCGCTCTGCCCGGCAGCGACTTCTCGGTCGCCGTCGATCTCGACCGCACCAACCCCGAGGGCTGGGACACGCATCAACCGCCCCGCCTCGCCCAGCCCACCGATGAAGTCATCTACGAAATCCACGTCCGAGATTTCAGCATGACCGATCCCAATACCCCGGAACATCATAAAGGTAAGTATCTGGGACTAATCACGCCCGGCGTCACGGAACCCGGCGAAGAAAGCGTCACCACCGGCATCGCCCACCTCAAAGAACTCGGCGTCACCGCGGTGCACCTCCTGCCGATCCACGACTTCGGCAACGACCGCCACAACTACAACTGGGGCTACTGGACCAGCCTGTTCAACGTCCCCGAGTCCGACTATTCCACCACCCCCGACGACCCGGCCAACACCATCCGCGAACTCAAGACCGCGATCAAAGTCCTTCAGGACAGCGATATCCGCGTGATCCTCGACGTCGTGTACAACCACACCTCGAGCAGCTTCGAGTACTCGCCGTTCGACCAAACCATCCCCAACTACTTCTTCCGCACCAACCCGGACGGCAGCCTCCGCAACGACGCGGGTGTGGGCAATTCAGTGGCGGATGAACGGCTGATGGTCCGCAAATACATCGTGGACTCGCTGAAGTACTGGGTCACGGAATATAAAATCGATGGCGTGCGTTTCGACCTTCTGGGCACGCACCACCCCGAAACCGTACAAAACATTTCGGACGAGCTGTATGCCCTGCGTCCGGACCTGACGATCTACGGCGAGCCGTGGACCGGCGGCGGCCCGATCTACTTCGGCAAGGGCGCTCAGCGCGGTATGGGTGTGGCGGTGTTCAACGACCACCTGCGCAACGCGGTCCGCGGCGACCTCGACGGCACCGCCACGGGGTTCGCCACCGGGCCCAACGGCGACACCCACGCGATCCGCAACGGCGTCGCCGGGGCGATCGACGACTTCTCCGATTCGCCGACCGAGAGCATCAACTACGTCTCTGCCCACGACAACCGCACGCTCTGGGACAAGATCGAGTACACCCACCCCAACGCCAGCGAAGAAGAAAAACGCGCGATGCACAAGCTGAGCCTCGGCATCGTGCTCACCAGCCAGGGCATCCCGTTCCTGCACGGCGGCGTCGACATGGCCCGCACCAAAGGCGGTCACCACAACTCCTACAACCAGGGCGATGAAGTCAACGCGTTCGGCTGGGACCGCAAGGAGCAATACCGCGACGTCCACGAGTACGTGGCCGGCCTGATCGAGTTGCGTCGCGAGCACCCTGCGCTGCGTTTGACCACGCGGGCCCAAGTCCGCAACAACCTGAAGTTCCTGAAAAACACGCCGGAAGGTGTCGTGGCCTACACGCTCAACGGCCAGAACGTCGGCGACGATTGGGACAAAATCCTGATCATCTACAACGGCCAACCCACCGCCGAAAGCGTCAAGCTCCCGCCCGCCGCTTGGCGGGTTGTGGTCGATGCCCATACCGCGGGCACCGAAACACTGGCCGAAGCCCGTGGCAATCAGGAACTGCCGCCCTACTCGATGATGGTGCTGCACCAGTAA